GTCCTCGGTTGTAGTGTGAAAAAGAACATGATTCCCGTGCTTGATTATTTGGGGAAATTGGGTGTTAGAAAATCCACTTTCACTGAGTTTTTGAGAAGATATCcacaagttctccatgcaagtGTTGTGGTTGACCTTGCCCCAGTTGTAAAGTATCTTCAAGGGTTGGATATTAAGCCTAATGATATTCCTCGGGTCCTTGAGAAATATCCAGAAGTACTGGGATTCAAGCTTGAGGGGACAATGAGCACATCAGTGGCTTATCTAGTCGGCATTGGAGTGTCAAGAAGGGAAGTTGGAGGGGTCTTAACCAAATACCCTGAGATTCTTGGGATGCGAGTGGGCCGCGTGATAAAGCCATTTGTGGAGTATCTTGAAGGTTTGGGTATTCCTAGGTTAGCTATAGCTAGATTGATAGAGAAGCGACCTCATAtccttgggtttggattggagGAGAGGGTCAAACCAAATGTTGCATCCCTTCTAGAGTTCAATGTCAGAAAAGCATCTCTTCCATCTATAGTAGCACAATATCCTGAAATTATAGGAATTGATCTAAAGCCGAAGCTTCTTGGTCAAAGGAGTTTGATTCAATCAATTATTGATTTGGAACCTGAGGATTTTGGGACCGTTGTGGAGAAAATGCCTCAGATTGTGAGCCTTAGCAACACTTCTATGGTGAAACATGGAGATTTCCTAAAGGGTTGTGGATTTTCCTTGCAACAAGTGAGGTCCATGGTTGTGGAATGTCCCCAGATCCTTGCTTTGAATCTTGACATCATGAAACTTAGCTTTGATTACTTTCAAATGGAGATGCAGAGGCCTCTTGATGATTTGGTTGCTTTCCCAGCATTCTTTACATATGGTCTTGAATCTACTATAAAGCCTAGAGACAAGATTGTAGCGAAGAAAGGTTTTAAATGTTCTCTTTCATGGCTTCTTAACTGCTCTGATGAGAAGTTTAAGGAGCGGTTGAACTATGACACAATTGAGATGGAGGAAATGGAGACAATGCCTTCATTTGACATGAATTCACTGATGGAACCGAGGAGTGATGAGTCTGATTCTGACTATGAGGAGGATAGTGACGATGAGTATGCATAAATCTATTAGAAAATGCTTGGCTTTTTTCAAATCAGACGATCCAAATTTAGGAAGGTAAACTTTTCTGTTAAGTTGAAACGCATTGATGAACCATCTTTGCAATTCTTAAAGAACATCACAGACCGTCTTAATCAAGTTGCCTCATATTTTACGTAGCCATACATAACATGTGTCATGGTTTCGGTAGGTCCCAGTATTTGTATTAGGAGAATGTGACAATTTCCATTCCatttatttaatcacataaacatTTGTGTACATTCTGCTAGTCTAAGAACGTTGTTGCTGACTTTCCCCAATTCATCATCAAGGTTGAATCTCATAAATCCTTTGCAGCAAATAATAGCTCTAGGTGTTGGCTGTATTATGGTGTGCATCACTGCCATAGTTGCATTTTCTCCTCCCTCTTCTATCTTTCTTATAATGTGTTCCTTTTATTCCGAGTGTTAAGTTTGTCATTAGCTTTATATGTGCATTACTACCACTTACAAGAATCCACCATTATTTTTCAGCCATACCCTTACTGGAGACTGATGTTCCGTCTGCTGTAATGCATCGCTCATCCGGGCATCAGAGTTTTGCATCTGATTTTTTAGTAGATCTAGATACCTATAAAGTAGAGGCTATAAGTAGGCACCATAGTTTCAATGCATGATGTTTCAATTCTCCAATATGTTcccaattattttcattttaagttgtGATTTTTACCGCAGAAGGAAATCAAGGTTTTTGTATTTTAGAGGTCAACTTCAGCAGTCAAATACGAAACATCTTGCAACTTGTAGCTACTGgcttaaattatattaaaaccaTTTTTAGCAGAAATAATGTtcatttcatccttttcttctGATGCTTTTCATGAATCCTTTACAAGGAATGCTTGGTAAAAGGTAATtctttatttgatgaattaacCGGGTTTAACAAGTTGTCCACCATTAATACCTCGGTGTAGGTTTGGGATAACCAGTGGCCGGTTAATAATTGAGTCCATGAAACTCATTGCAGACTATTAGTTTTGGCTCATGGTAAAAGGTCTTCCCTATTTGTCTGATGCTGAGTAGAGAACTAGCTGCCCTAAAACGACATATAATGTTCTCCTATGAAGTTTATTCAAATACAATAGCTAAAAACACACCATGATAATTTCATGGATTCATCGATTTACATGACAGATAAAACATGTGTAGGAATTCAGAAACTTAAATCGTTAGATTCTCCAAAAGGACTTATGAGTGTGCACATATACATCCTGGGAAACAACTAGATTCCAAGAATATCGATTAATCGATGTCGGTTTGTAATTACATTTCTCAAGTGATTTTCATCCATGTCTCGCCTCATTAATCATGTATATAATCTTCATCCTGGTTGCGAGTTGCTGCAGTGTCTCACGCCCATCATGAGTATAATAGCAGCATTGATCCAAAGGTCACGGTGCACGTAGTTCCTACTCTGTTTTCTGTAGCCATCCAAGCTGAAGGAAGCagcacatatatattcaataagCAAAATGCTCAGAGAAAGAAACAACAGTGATAGCAGTAAATAAAGGAGCTGATGAAAGGGTAAAGCAAGTACCTTCCAGGCATACATGGCAAA
The Gossypium raimondii isolate GPD5lz chromosome 8, ASM2569854v1, whole genome shotgun sequence DNA segment above includes these coding regions:
- the LOC105790761 gene encoding transcription termination factor MTERF4, chloroplastic, with the translated sequence MKIRSCVGITKPSLLLVHSELPALTFHKTKLTWTSTLRFPSNYERTSGSVTRFHCSVAGRTGASTSVSSSSSKSNTVHLSRKQVKPSSLYSRPSLSNMKKERIANRAKVYEFLRVLGIIPDELDGLELPVTVEVMQERIDFLHKLGLTIEDINNYPLVLGCSVKKNMIPVLDYLGKLGVRKSTFTEFLRRYPQVLHASVVVDLAPVVKYLQGLDIKPNDIPRVLEKYPEVLGFKLEGTMSTSVAYLVGIGVSRREVGGVLTKYPEILGMRVGRVIKPFVEYLEGLGIPRLAIARLIEKRPHILGFGLEERVKPNVASLLEFNVRKASLPSIVAQYPEIIGIDLKPKLLGQRSLIQSIIDLEPEDFGTVVEKMPQIVSLSNTSMVKHGDFLKGCGFSLQQVRSMVVECPQILALNLDIMKLSFDYFQMEMQRPLDDLVAFPAFFTYGLESTIKPRDKIVAKKGFKCSLSWLLNCSDEKFKERLNYDTIEMEEMETMPSFDMNSLMEPRSDESDSDYEEDSDDEYA